In Salmonella enterica subsp. enterica serovar Typhimurium str. LT2, a single window of DNA contains:
- the yqjF gene encoding putative membrane-associated protein (similar to E. coli orf, hypothetical protein (AAC76136.1); Blastp hit to AAC76136.1 (160 aa), 81% identity in aa 1 - 160), with amino-acid sequence MILSSDNNDAPNRVIAHENSSSRRIGPLENKMKKLEDVGVLIARILMPVLFITAGWGKISGYAGTQQYMEAMGVPGFLLPLTILLEFGGGLAILLGFLTRTTALFTAGFTLLTALIFHSNFAEGVNSLMFMKNLTIAGGFLLLALTGPGAFSLDRLLNKKW; translated from the coding sequence ATGATTCTCTCCAGCGATAACAATGATGCGCCAAACCGCGTCATTGCTCATGAAAATAGCAGCAGCCGCCGAATCGGCCCCCTGGAGAATAAAATGAAAAAATTAGAAGATGTTGGTGTACTGATAGCGCGTATTTTAATGCCAGTTCTGTTTATTACCGCAGGATGGGGAAAAATTAGCGGCTATGCGGGCACACAGCAGTATATGGAAGCGATGGGCGTACCAGGATTCCTGCTGCCGCTCACCATACTGCTTGAGTTCGGCGGCGGTCTGGCGATTCTGCTGGGGTTCCTCACCCGCACCACTGCGCTTTTCACCGCTGGTTTTACGTTGCTGACGGCATTGATCTTCCATAGCAATTTTGCAGAAGGTGTAAACTCGCTGATGTTTATGAAAAACCTGACCATTGCCGGCGGATTCTTATTACTGGCGTTAACCGGGCCTGGCGCGTTCAGCCTTGACCGTCTGCTGAATAAAAAGTGGTAA
- the yqjG gene encoding putative glutathione S-transferase (similar to E. coli putative transferase (AAC76137.1); Blastp hit to AAC76137.1 (328 aa), 92% identity in aa 1 - 328) — translation MGQLIDGVWHDTWYDTKSSGGKFQRSASAFRNWLTADGAPGPSGEGGFAAEKDRYHLYVSLACPWAHRTLIFRKLKGLEPFIPVSVVNPLMLENGWTFDDTFPAATGDTLYQHEFLYQLYLHADPHYSGRVTVPVLWDKKNHTIVSNESAEIIRMFNSAFDGLGAKAGDYYPPALQSKIDELNGWIYDNVNNGVYKAGFATSQQAYDEAVDKVFTALARLEQILGQHRYLTGDQLTEADIRLWTTLVRFDPVYVTHFKCDKYRISDYLNLYGFLRDIYQISGIAETVNMDHIRHHYFRSHKTINPTGIISVGPWQDLLEPHGRDVRFG, via the coding sequence ATGGGACAACTGATCGATGGCGTCTGGCACGATACCTGGTATGACACCAAATCTTCCGGGGGGAAATTTCAGCGTTCAGCGTCGGCTTTCCGCAACTGGCTTACCGCTGACGGCGCGCCCGGACCTTCCGGCGAAGGCGGATTCGCCGCAGAAAAAGATCGTTACCATCTGTACGTTTCCCTTGCCTGCCCCTGGGCGCATCGCACGCTCATTTTCCGTAAACTGAAAGGTCTGGAGCCGTTTATTCCGGTTTCCGTCGTGAATCCATTGATGCTGGAAAACGGCTGGACGTTTGATGATACTTTTCCGGCGGCCACCGGCGATACCCTCTATCAGCATGAATTTCTCTACCAGTTGTATCTGCACGCCGATCCACACTACAGCGGCCGCGTCACCGTACCGGTCTTATGGGATAAAAAAAATCATACTATCGTCAGCAACGAGTCCGCCGAAATCATTCGTATGTTTAACTCCGCCTTCGATGGGCTGGGCGCTAAAGCCGGGGATTACTATCCCCCCGCGCTGCAAAGCAAAATTGACGAGTTAAACGGCTGGATTTATGACAACGTTAATAACGGCGTTTATAAAGCAGGCTTCGCCACCAGCCAGCAAGCGTATGATGAAGCGGTAGACAAGGTATTTACTGCGCTGGCGCGCCTGGAACAGATTCTCGGACAGCACCGCTATCTGACGGGCGACCAGTTGACCGAGGCGGATATCCGCTTATGGACGACCCTGGTACGCTTTGATCCGGTTTACGTGACTCATTTCAAATGCGACAAATACCGAATCAGCGACTACCTGAATCTGTACGGTTTCCTGCGCGATATCTATCAAATATCGGGCATTGCTGAAACTGTTAATATGGACCATATTCGTCACCACTATTTCCGTAGCCATAAAACGATTAACCCCACGGGTATCATTTCTGTCGGACCGTGGCAGGATCTGCTCGAACCTCACGGGCGCGACGTGCGCTTTGGCTAA
- the yhaH gene encoding putative inner membrane protein (similar to E. coli putative cytochrome (AAC76138.1); Blastp hit to AAC76138.1 (121 aa), 89% identity in aa 1 - 118) codes for MDWYLKVLKNYLGFGGRARRKEYWMFILVNIIFTFVLGLLDAMLGWQRAGGEGVLTTIYGVLIFLPWWAVQFRRLHDTDRSAWWLLLLLIPIIGWLIIIAFNCQNGTPGDNRFGPDPKRFS; via the coding sequence ATGGATTGGTATTTAAAGGTTTTAAAAAATTATCTGGGATTTGGCGGCCGCGCGCGACGCAAAGAGTACTGGATGTTTATTCTGGTCAATATCATCTTTACCTTTGTGTTGGGCCTGCTGGACGCCATGCTTGGCTGGCAACGCGCCGGGGGTGAAGGCGTTCTGACCACCATTTACGGCGTTCTGATCTTTTTACCGTGGTGGGCCGTGCAGTTCCGTCGTCTGCATGACACTGACCGCTCCGCATGGTGGCTACTGTTGCTACTTATCCCCATTATCGGCTGGCTTATCATCATCGCGTTCAACTGCCAGAATGGTACGCCGGGCGACAACCGCTTCGGCCCCGATCCGAAACGTTTTTCCTGA
- the yhaJ gene encoding putative LysR family transcriptional regulator (similar to E. coli putative transcriptional regulator LYSR-type (AAC76140.1); Blastp hit to AAC76140.1 (298 aa), 96% identity in aa 1 - 298): protein MAKERALTLEALRVMDAIDRRGSFAAAADELGRVPSALSYTMQKLEEELDVVLFDRSGHRTKFTNVGRMLLERGRVLLEAADKLTTDAEALARGWETHLTLVTEALVPTPAFFPLIDRLAAKANTQLSLITEVLAGAWERLEQGRADIVIAPDMHFRSSSEINSRKLYTLMNVYVAAPDHPIHQEPEPLSEVTRVKYRGVAVADTARERPVLTVQLLDKQPRLTVSTIEDKRQALLAGLGVATMPYSMVEQDIAEGRLRVVSPESTSEIDIIMAWRRDSMGEAKAWCLREIPKLFAGK, encoded by the coding sequence ATGGCTAAAGAGAGAGCGCTGACGCTTGAAGCATTGCGTGTGATGGACGCCATTGACCGCCGGGGCAGTTTTGCCGCAGCGGCTGATGAGTTGGGGCGTGTGCCCTCCGCGCTGAGTTACACCATGCAGAAGCTGGAAGAAGAGTTGGACGTTGTACTGTTCGATCGCTCCGGCCATCGTACAAAATTCACCAACGTCGGACGTATGCTGCTGGAACGCGGGCGGGTATTGCTGGAAGCGGCAGACAAGTTAACGACGGATGCTGAAGCGTTGGCCCGCGGTTGGGAAACGCATCTGACGCTAGTCACTGAAGCTCTGGTACCGACGCCTGCTTTTTTTCCACTGATCGACCGGCTGGCCGCTAAAGCCAATACGCAGCTTTCATTGATTACCGAAGTACTGGCTGGCGCATGGGAGCGGCTTGAGCAGGGACGGGCGGATATCGTTATCGCTCCGGATATGCATTTTCGATCGTCGTCGGAAATTAACTCCCGTAAGTTGTATACGTTAATGAATGTGTATGTCGCCGCGCCTGACCACCCTATTCATCAGGAGCCGGAGCCGCTTTCGGAAGTGACGCGGGTTAAATACCGCGGCGTAGCGGTAGCGGATACCGCGCGCGAGCGGCCGGTATTAACGGTGCAACTGCTGGATAAGCAGCCACGTCTGACGGTAAGCACGATTGAAGATAAACGTCAGGCGCTGCTGGCCGGGCTTGGCGTCGCGACCATGCCATATTCGATGGTGGAACAGGATATTGCCGAAGGGCGGCTACGCGTGGTCAGCCCGGAATCGACCAGCGAAATCGATATTATTATGGCCTGGCGGCGCGACAGTATGGGGGAGGCAAAAGCCTGGTGCCTGCGGGAAATACCTAAGCTATTCGCCGGAAAATAA
- the yhaK gene encoding putative cytoplasmic protein (similar to E. coli orf, hypothetical protein (AAC76141.1); Blastp hit to AAC76141.1 (233 aa), 84% identity in aa 1 - 233), whose translation MITTRTAKQCGQADYGWLQARYTFSFGHYFDPTLLGYASLRVLNQEVLAPGASFQPRTYPKVDILNLILDGEAEYRDSDGNHVQAKAGEALLLAAQPGISYSEHNISKVKPLTRMQLWLDACPERENTLVQKIPLLAAQQQLLASPDGEQNSLQLRQQVWVHHITLEKGESLNFQLHGPRAYLQSIHGTFHAMTHNEEREALTCGDGAFIRDEPNITLVADTPLRALLVDLPV comes from the coding sequence ATGATTACGACCCGAACCGCCAAACAATGTGGACAGGCAGACTACGGATGGCTACAGGCCCGCTATACCTTCTCCTTTGGACACTATTTCGACCCTACACTGCTAGGCTACGCGTCGTTGCGCGTACTGAACCAGGAAGTGCTGGCGCCGGGCGCCTCTTTTCAGCCTCGAACTTACCCAAAGGTGGATATTTTAAACCTGATTCTGGACGGCGAAGCGGAATACCGCGACAGCGACGGCAACCATGTACAGGCTAAAGCGGGCGAAGCGTTACTGCTCGCCGCGCAGCCGGGCATTAGCTACAGCGAACATAATATCAGCAAAGTTAAGCCGTTAACCCGAATGCAACTGTGGCTTGACGCCTGTCCTGAACGGGAAAACACGCTGGTACAAAAAATCCCACTCCTGGCGGCGCAACAACAGCTTCTTGCCTCGCCCGACGGTGAGCAAAACAGCTTACAACTGCGCCAACAGGTCTGGGTACATCATATTACGCTGGAGAAAGGCGAATCGCTTAATTTCCAGCTTCACGGGCCGCGCGCCTATTTGCAGTCGATTCACGGTACGTTCCACGCGATGACGCACAACGAAGAACGCGAGGCGTTAACCTGCGGAGATGGCGCATTTATTCGTGATGAACCTAACATTACGCTGGTTGCCGATACGCCGCTGCGCGCATTACTGGTAGATTTACCGGTGTAG
- the yhaL gene encoding putative cytoplasmic protein (similar to E. coli orf, hypothetical protein (AAC76142.1); Blastp hit to AAC76142.1 (56 aa), 70% identity in aa 3 - 56), producing MSKKSAKKRQPVVKPAVQEAMSAAVPLGYEEMLTELEAIVADAEARLAEEEAAA from the coding sequence ATGAGCAAAAAATCGGCGAAGAAACGTCAGCCCGTGGTAAAACCTGCCGTACAGGAGGCGATGAGCGCCGCTGTGCCGCTGGGCTATGAAGAGATGCTAACCGAACTGGAAGCCATCGTGGCGGACGCCGAAGCCCGGCTGGCAGAAGAAGAGGCCGCAGCCTGA
- the yhaN gene encoding putative inner membrane protein (similar to E. coli orf, hypothetical protein (AAC76143.1); Blastp hit to AAC76143.1 (188 aa), 92% identity in aa 1 - 187) gives MFESKINPLWQSFILAVQEEVKPALGCTEPISLALAAAAAAAELNGTVERIDAWVSPNLMKNGMGVTVPGTGMVGLPIAAALGALGGDAKAGLEVLKDASAKAVADAKAMLAAGHVAVMLQEPCNDILFSRAKVYSGDSWACVTIVGDHTNIVRIETDKGVVFTQADNAQEEEKTSPLGVLSHTSLEEILAFVNAVPFDAIRFILDAARLNGALSQEGLRGSWGLHIGSTLAKQCDRGLLAKDLSTAILIRTSAASDARMGGATLPAMSNSGSGNQGITATVPVMVVAEHVGADDERLARALMLSHLSAIYIHHQLPRLSALCAATTAAMGAAAGMAWLIDGRYDTIAMAISSMIGDVSGMICDGASNSCAMKVSTSASAAWKAVLMALDDTAVTGNEGIVAHNVEQSISNLCSLACRSMQQTDKQIIEIMASKAH, from the coding sequence ATGTTTGAATCTAAAATAAATCCATTGTGGCAAAGTTTTATTCTGGCCGTACAGGAAGAAGTAAAACCGGCGCTGGGGTGTACTGAGCCAATTTCACTGGCGCTGGCGGCAGCGGCGGCGGCGGCTGAACTTAACGGCACAGTTGAACGCATTGACGCGTGGGTTTCGCCCAATCTGATGAAAAATGGTATGGGCGTTACCGTTCCAGGAACGGGAATGGTAGGGCTACCGATCGCCGCGGCGTTGGGCGCGTTGGGCGGTGATGCGAAAGCCGGGTTGGAGGTGTTAAAAGACGCTTCCGCTAAAGCCGTTGCCGATGCAAAAGCGATGCTGGCCGCTGGACATGTCGCGGTGATGTTGCAGGAGCCATGTAACGATATTCTGTTTTCACGGGCGAAAGTGTATAGCGGCGATAGCTGGGCATGTGTCACGATCGTCGGCGATCATACAAATATTGTGCGGATAGAAACCGACAAGGGTGTGGTATTTACCCAGGCCGATAATGCGCAGGAAGAAGAAAAAACCTCGCCACTGGGAGTGCTGTCTCATACCTCGCTGGAAGAGATCCTGGCGTTTGTGAATGCGGTGCCCTTTGACGCTATCCGCTTTATTCTCGATGCGGCCAGGCTAAACGGCGCGTTGTCGCAGGAGGGACTGCGTGGTTCCTGGGGGCTGCATATCGGTTCGACGCTGGCCAAACAGTGCGATCGCGGTCTGCTGGCGAAAGATCTCTCCACGGCGATTTTGATCCGTACCAGCGCGGCGTCAGACGCCAGAATGGGCGGTGCCACGTTGCCCGCGATGAGCAACTCCGGCTCCGGCAACCAGGGGATTACCGCCACGGTGCCAGTCATGGTGGTTGCTGAACATGTCGGCGCCGATGACGAGCGCCTGGCGCGCGCGCTAATGTTATCGCATTTGAGCGCTATCTATATTCACCATCAGCTTCCGCGTTTGTCGGCGCTGTGCGCGGCAACTACGGCGGCGATGGGCGCGGCAGCGGGTATGGCGTGGCTGATAGATGGTCGTTACGACACTATCGCAATGGCTATCAGCAGTATGATTGGTGATGTCAGCGGGATGATTTGCGATGGCGCGTCGAATAGCTGCGCGATGAAAGTCTCTACCAGCGCGTCGGCGGCGTGGAAAGCCGTACTGATGGCGTTGGATGATACGGCGGTGACCGGAAACGAAGGGATTGTGGCGCACAATGTCGAACAATCTATTTCGAATTTGTGTTCGCTGGCGTGTCGCTCAATGCAGCAGACCGACAAGCAGATCATCGAGATTATGGCCAGTAAAGCGCATTAA
- the yhaO gene encoding putative HAAAP family transport protein (similar to E. coli putative transport system permease protein (AAC76145.1); Blastp hit to AAC76145.1 (425 aa), 97% identity in aa 3 - 425), translating to MESASNTSVILDASAPARRAGMTESEWREAIKFDSTDTGWVIMSIGMAIGAGIVFLPVQVGLMGLWVFLLSSIIGYPAMYLFQRLFINTLAESPECKDYPSVISGYLGKNWGILLGALYFVMLVIWMFVYSTAITNDSASYLHTFGVTEGLLSDSPFYGLVLICILVAISSRGEKLLFKISTGMVLTKLLVVAALGVSMVGMWHLYNIGALPPMALLIKNAIITLPFTLTSILFIQTLSPMVISYRSREKSIEVARHKALRAMNIAFGILFVTVFFYAVSFTLAMGHDEAVKAYEQNISALAIAAQFISGDGAGWVKVVSVILNIFAVMTAFFGVYLGFREATQGIVMNILRRKMPAEKIKENLVQRGIMIFAILLAWSAIVLNAPVLSFTSICSPIFGMVGCLIPAWLVYKVPALHKYKGASLYLIIITGLLLCVSPFLAFS from the coding sequence ATGGAATCGGCAAGTAATACCAGCGTAATCCTCGACGCATCAGCCCCGGCGCGTCGGGCAGGGATGACTGAAAGCGAATGGCGTGAAGCCATCAAATTTGATAGTACCGACACCGGTTGGGTCATTATGAGTATCGGGATGGCGATTGGCGCAGGGATCGTTTTTCTTCCTGTCCAGGTTGGCCTGATGGGACTTTGGGTCTTTTTACTCTCTTCTATTATTGGCTATCCGGCCATGTACCTGTTCCAGCGGCTGTTTATTAATACGCTGGCGGAATCCCCGGAATGTAAAGACTACCCCAGCGTGATCAGCGGCTATCTGGGCAAAAACTGGGGTATTTTATTAGGCGCGCTGTACTTTGTGATGCTCGTCATCTGGATGTTCGTCTATTCTACGGCGATTACTAACGACAGCGCCTCTTATCTGCATACTTTCGGCGTAACGGAAGGATTGCTTTCCGATAGTCCATTTTATGGTCTGGTGCTGATCTGCATCCTGGTGGCGATTTCCTCACGCGGTGAAAAATTACTGTTCAAAATCTCCACTGGCATGGTGCTGACCAAGCTACTGGTAGTGGCGGCGCTGGGCGTCTCTATGGTGGGTATGTGGCATCTGTATAACATTGGCGCGCTGCCGCCGATGGCCCTGCTGATTAAAAACGCCATTATTACCCTGCCATTTACGCTGACCTCGATTTTATTTATCCAGACGTTAAGCCCAATGGTGATCTCTTACCGTTCACGCGAAAAATCTATTGAGGTCGCACGCCATAAAGCGCTGCGTGCCATGAATATTGCGTTTGGCATCCTGTTCGTTACCGTATTTTTCTATGCGGTTTCCTTCACCCTGGCGATGGGGCATGACGAAGCGGTGAAAGCCTACGAGCAGAATATTTCCGCCCTGGCGATCGCCGCGCAATTTATTAGCGGCGATGGCGCTGGCTGGGTCAAAGTGGTTAGCGTAATTCTGAACATCTTTGCCGTCATGACCGCCTTCTTTGGCGTTTATTTAGGATTCCGCGAAGCGACGCAAGGCATTGTGATGAATATCCTGCGCCGTAAAATGCCCGCCGAGAAGATTAAGGAAAATCTGGTACAGCGCGGCATTATGATTTTCGCTATTTTGCTGGCCTGGAGCGCCATTGTGCTCAACGCGCCGGTACTGAGCTTCACCTCTATTTGTAGCCCTATCTTCGGTATGGTGGGCTGTTTAATTCCGGCATGGTTGGTCTACAAGGTTCCCGCATTGCACAAATATAAAGGCGCTTCGTTGTACCTGATTATTATTACCGGTCTGCTGCTATGCGTTTCTCCGTTCCTGGCATTCTCTTGA
- the tdcG gene encoding L-serine deaminase (similar to E. coli L-serine dehydratase (deaminase), L-SD2 (AAC75839.1); Blastp hit to AAC75839.1 (455 aa), 74% identity in aa 1 - 452), whose translation MISAFDIFKIGIGPSSSHTVGPMNAGKCFIDRLIDSGDLPRTTRITVDLYGSLSLTGKGHATDTAVIMGLAGNTPQDVNIDSIPAFIQEVARSSRLSVAGGAHVVDFPVADSIFFHAETLARHENGMRITAWNGQAPLLHKTYYSIGGGFIVEEERFGQSHDVEKSVPYDFHSASELLTLCERQGLSVSGLMMQNELALRSKEQIDAGFARIWQVMATGIERGMNTEGVLPGPLNVPRRAVALRRLLVSSDNLSRDPMNVIDWINMFALAVSEENAAGGRVVTAPTNGACGIIPAVLAYYDKFRRPVNANSIARYLLSAGAIGMLYKMNASISGAEVGCQGEVGVACSMAAAGLTELLGGSPAQVCIAAEIAMEHNLGLTCDPVAGQVQIPCIERNAINAVKAVNAARMALRRTSEPRVSLDKVIETMYETGKDMNDKYRETSRGGLAIKVVCG comes from the coding sequence ATGATTAGCGCATTTGATATTTTTAAGATTGGCATTGGACCTTCAAGCTCCCATACCGTAGGGCCAATGAATGCAGGAAAATGTTTTATCGATCGGCTGATCGACAGCGGCGACCTGCCGCGAACGACGCGCATCACGGTTGATCTTTACGGATCGCTATCGCTGACGGGCAAAGGCCACGCGACCGATACCGCCGTCATTATGGGCCTGGCGGGCAATACGCCGCAGGATGTCAATATTGATAGCATTCCGGCGTTTATCCAGGAGGTTGCCCGCAGCAGCCGTTTATCGGTGGCGGGTGGCGCGCATGTGGTGGATTTTCCCGTCGCCGACAGTATTTTCTTTCACGCTGAAACCCTGGCGCGCCATGAAAACGGTATGCGTATTACCGCCTGGAACGGACAAGCGCCGCTTTTACACAAAACGTATTACTCTATTGGCGGCGGCTTTATTGTCGAAGAGGAGCGTTTTGGTCAGTCGCACGACGTAGAAAAATCGGTGCCGTATGATTTTCATTCCGCCAGCGAACTGTTGACGCTGTGTGAAAGACAGGGGCTCTCGGTTTCCGGCCTGATGATGCAAAATGAACTGGCGTTGCGGAGCAAAGAGCAGATTGACGCTGGCTTTGCCCGCATCTGGCAGGTGATGGCGACCGGAATTGAACGTGGCATGAATACTGAGGGCGTGCTGCCGGGGCCGCTGAACGTTCCACGCCGCGCGGTAGCGTTACGGCGTCTGCTGGTCTCCAGCGATAATCTCTCCCGCGATCCGATGAACGTTATTGACTGGATTAACATGTTCGCCCTGGCCGTGAGCGAAGAGAACGCGGCGGGCGGGCGAGTGGTCACCGCGCCGACCAACGGCGCGTGCGGCATTATTCCTGCGGTGCTGGCCTATTACGACAAATTCCGTCGTCCGGTCAATGCCAACTCTATCGCCCGTTATCTGCTGTCGGCGGGGGCGATTGGTATGCTGTACAAGATGAACGCCTCGATATCCGGCGCGGAAGTGGGGTGTCAGGGCGAGGTTGGCGTCGCGTGTTCGATGGCGGCGGCGGGGCTGACAGAACTGCTGGGCGGCAGCCCGGCGCAGGTCTGTATTGCGGCGGAAATTGCGATGGAGCATAACCTTGGCCTCACCTGTGACCCGGTGGCGGGTCAGGTACAAATCCCTTGTATTGAACGTAATGCGATTAACGCCGTTAAAGCGGTAAATGCGGCGCGAATGGCGCTACGCCGTACCTCTGAACCGCGGGTTTCGCTCGATAAAGTAATCGAAACCATGTACGAAACGGGTAAAGACATGAACGACAAATATCGCGAGACGTCGCGCGGCGGTCTGGCGATTAAAGTCGTTTGTGGATAG